Genomic DNA from Suncus etruscus isolate mSunEtr1 chromosome 13, mSunEtr1.pri.cur, whole genome shotgun sequence:
tTCCCCACAACCCATTCTTAAAGGTGCAGCAGGAAACCTCCTCTCGGGCCTCTGAGCTCAAAGCTGAGTCGTGATCCTGCGGCTCACACCAGGAGGTGTCCATCTCCGTCGCCTTGCAAAGGGGAGATGGAGCCTTTGCCTACCAGggtcccttcccctccccccaggccGTCCTGCACCCTCACCTCCCCTGCTGCCTGCCTgcgcccccccccacccctgttcTGGGCTGCTCTGTCCTCTGGCTCAGTCCTCAGGCTCACTCCACATGCCTCCAAGCTGCGGCTGCATCAGATTAATCCCTCGCAGGCCAGGCCGAGCGGTGCCCGCGTGTGGAGTTGGTGTGGGGGCCACagtgatgaggggccagagcctgAGTCCGCTGATGGAGGCTGCAGAGAACAGGGGCTCGTGGCACGGCGTGGCTCCTCTGTGGCTGCATGACCAGGGGCGTATGTGTGGCCATCAGTGCCTCCACCTGACCCTGCTCTGCCTCTCATGGATGCCCAGAGGTCCACTGGCACATCCACGCTAGCACCAATCATTAGGGGTGCCTCGCCATTCTCTCCCGGCACCCCCAACCACAACCACAATCCCTCCTGAGCATGTCTGACTCGTGCAATTTCCTGAGCCCTGAGCTTGGCGGAAGCTGGATCCCACCGTCAGCCGTGTTTGCTCCCCCTGCAGTCTTGCACTGTGCCCTGCATACTACTCAGTCATCCCGGgctccccccacttttttaaattttagtgtgAAGTTGTTATAAATGGATTATAAAGttgaattttggggggggggcacattttgacgctcaggggttactactggctctgtgctcagaaattgctcctggcaggctcggggaccatacgggatgccgcatccatcctgggtcagccacgtgcaaggcaaacacctaccattGTGctcccaccactctggcccctggaatctTTTTGAAGAGATGCccgcagtagtgctcagggctggctcaTGGCccagtgctccaggatcactcccgGTGGGCCGAGGGGTATGGCACGCGGTGCTGGGATCCAACCCTTgtcgactatgtgcaaggcagtggCCTCCCCTCTGTCCTCTTCCTctatagaatctttagggttttctacctTCTTTCGGGGCAGTGTCATCTGCAATCAGCTAACGTTTTTTCCCTTGTTGATGCGGTTGTCCATTTTCCGTGTCGTGTTCTTTTGGTGGAACCTCCTGTTGCCTGGAGCCCCAGCAGTCTGGTTTCTTCTGccacttccttcctgctttcccaGGGGGTCGCCATGGAGCCTGGCTTCTTGTCTCTGCTTCTGGGTAGGCTGAAgtactttctttctgtttctgggTTTTGTAATGCATTTACCATGGAAGGGTGTTGAATTTTATCAAGTTTTTCGGCACCATTTGAGACGATCCTGTGGacttttgcctttgttttcttgTCGAGACACGTTGCACTGGTTTTCATACGTGGGCTCAGCCTTGCAGCCAACAGAATCAGACACCGACCAAGCAGCACAAACCCTGGGTTCCATGTTATTAAACAgaatataattctattttatcatatttaatttttcaagcaTTTCACAAGGCAGATATAAGGAACAGGAAAGTAGGACCCATTCAAAGGGAAAAATATGATCCAAGAGTCCTTTCAGTGGTGGAATGATGTTAAAAAGTAAACTGTTTTTTAGCCactataaaacagaaaataaaatcatgaaagggATGTTAGGAAAATGGAAATAccaacagagaaataaaaacctaaggagaatgaaagaagatggaattgaaaagtaaaataactGACATGAAAATTCTGTTGGATTCTAAATCAGGCTGGagcaaagagaaaaacagaagagggcattcgccttgcacacagccaaagccggacagatctgggttcgattcccggcatctcatatgttccccttaggctgccaggagcgatttctgagcgcagagtcaggaggaacctctgagcaccgctgggtgcccaaaaagaaaaaaagaaaagagactggAGAGGGCCACAGACAGGATGGCAGGGAAGATTGCACTAGGGGCCCAGAGGTGACAGGGGGAAAGGCAGAGAGCCCAAGGCAGTGACCCTTCACCTCCCTACAACTAACAACTAGGATCTCCCAGTGGTTGCGGTGGAAAGCAGACTCTGTCCAGTGAGAGTCctggaaggagagagatggggacaGGACAGGAAGAAAGATGGGCCCCTGAGATTTATGTCCAAGAACATCTTCCATTGGATACATgctatgtatgtttatatacaaGAAgcctgagggctggagcaatagcacagcgggtaggccatttgccttacaggcagccaaCTTGAATtccattccctgcatcccatatggtcccccaagcctgccaggagtgatttctaagtgcagagcgaggagtaaccccagctgagctctgctgggtgtggcccaaaaacaaaccaaaaaaattacaaGAAGCCCAATGACCTTCGCATAGAATAAACTCAAGAGTCCCACGAGGACACAGACCATTAAAGATGATGATTTTGCAAACAACAGAAGAGAAATCATAAAACATCAAAGACATGGGCATAGCAGGCAGGGATCTgaccttgcactctgctgacgcgggttcgattcccagcaccccgtTTGGtacctgagtcagccaggaatgatccacaatgtcaggtgtggcccccaaaactgtATGGTGgggtgaagtgtgtgtgtgtgtgtgtgtgtgtttggtggggGAGTTCAGCCTTAGGGTGATGGGGGAGCCCAGCCTGTCTCAGCCAGAAGCCACAGCTCCTGCTCCCCAGGAATGTCGGTGGCCGTGACCCCGGGCTGCAGCACTCGGGGCCGCAGCTGCTGAGTGTCCAGAGTGGAGTGCTGAGTGGAGAGGAGGGCCAGGTGACGGCCGTCTATAGGGACCACATTCTTCCTGTTGCAGGTCTCCCGGGCACTCAGGGGCCACCAAGATGCTCAGAGACCTGAGCTCCGCCCTCCTGCTCTGGGGGCTCCTGGGTTTTGTCCGTGCTCAGTTTCAAGAGGTGCTCTCACCAGACAGTGCCGTGGAGAGGGGCACCAACTGCCCAGGTTCTTTGGGGGACAGGGGCGGGCGTGGGAGGTCACAGCAGGGGACAAGGGTGCCTCGGGTGCATGTGAGGGGGAGGAGGGTAAGGGAGCACTGATGCTGAGAGGTGCTGTGGGGTGCATGCAAAAGGAGAAGGGGGGGGAGCACGGACGCTTGGAGGCTCTGTGGGGTGCATGatgaagggggaggagggaagagagcaCGAATGCTCGGGTCACCGTGGGGTCCATGATGAAGAGAGGACGCTTGGGGGCACCGCGGGGAGGGAGGACAGGTGCTGAGAGGCCTTGTGGGGCGCACGTAAAAAGAGGAGGGCAGGGAGCACAGAAGTTGGGGGCACGACGAAGGCGAGGGAAGAGGGAGCGCGGCTGCCGGGACCGCCTCCAGGGCTGACCGGCGCGCCCTCGACCCGCAGAGAAGGCGCACTGCCCGGTGTACGTGTACTTCGTGCTGGACACGTCGGAGAGCGTGGCCATGCAGCCGCCCACCGACCGCCTGATGCAGCACATGCAGGACTTCGTGGTGGAGCTGACGAGCCAGCTGCAGGACCAGCTGTACCTGGGCCAGGTGGCGCTGAGCTGGCGCATGGGGGGGCTGCACTTCTCCGACGAGGTGCAGGAGTTCAGCCCGCCGGACAGCGACCGCGCGGCCTTCGTCAGCAGCCTGAAGGGCATCGTGTCCTTCCGGCGCGGCACCTTCACCGACTGCGCCCTGGCCAACATGACCCGCAACGTGCAGCCCGTGCTGGGCAAGGGCGCCGTGGTCTTCGCCGTGGTCATCACCGACGGCCACGTCACCGGCAGCCCGTGCGGCGGCCTCAAGCTGCAGGCCGAGCGCGCCCGCGACCAGGGCGTCCGCCTCTTCGCCGTGGCCCCCAGCCAGCGGCTGTACGAGCAGGGCCTGCGCGACGTGGCCAGCGCCCCGCACGAGCTGTACCGCAACGGCTACGCCACCATGCTTCGGGACTCCGCCGAGATGGACCAGGCCACCATCGAGCGCATCATCAAGGTCATGGTGAGGCTGGGCGTGGCGTGGCTGCCCACCCACGGTGTCCAGGGCACGACCCGCCCGTGGACGCCCACAGGGGCGCGGGCCCCGACCCCACCCGTGGTGTTTGCGGGGCTGCGGGCCATGATCCCACCCAAGGGTGACCCTGAGGCACAGGATCTGTCCGCCACACGGTGCCCATGGGGGTGGCCGCCCACGCACCCACAGTGTTCACGGGCACGGCACATCCACGAGTGCCCACAGGGGCACCGGCCCTGACCTCACCAAGGTGCCCCTGGGGCACAGGGCCTGTCCTGATCCATGGGTGCCCACACGGACGCAGGCCCTGACCCCATCCAAGGGTGCCTCTGAGGGCGCAGGTCCTGCCCCACCCATGGTGTCTGTGGGGATGACCCACCCAAGGGTGCCCACGGGGCACAGGACCTGCCCCCACCCAAGGGTGCCCACGGGCTTGGCCGCCCATCCAACTCCACTGACCAGCCTTCCCTCCTCTCCCGCAGAAACACGAAGCCTATGGCGAGGTGAGTGTCCATGCAGCCTGCACACCCTGGGACAACCACCTCGCTGCCTTCCAGACTGACAGCTCTGCCCCTTGACCTCTGGTCCCTAGGCCCTCTGGCTAGGGGCCACCCACTGGCCTAGGCTAGGGTTCCTCCCACTCCACTAGGCCCTAGGGTCTCCCCAGCCCATTGACCTTGGCCTCACTGTGGCTCCTGGGCTCCTAGCCCCGCCCATCAGCCTTATGCCCCGCCCACTGGCACCCCACCTGTTGGCTGGCCCCTCCCATGACTCCACCCACTGGTCTCCGAGCCCCTGCCACTTGCCCACACTGGTCTCCTGAGGGTCCTCCTAGGGTCTCCTAGTCCGGAGCTAGCAGGCCATGACACCGGCCAACCAGTGTGTGGGTCCACATCAGGCTCCCGAATGgcaatccccccacccccagcacagaCCCAGTTCAGCAAGGCCACACCCCAActgtgtcccccaagcctggcccTGCCTTGGGATGGAGCCCTGCAGCCAGCGTGCCCACCCGCTTCTGCCAAAGGGTGGCCTCCGTGATCAGCCGCCTCACCCCGGCCTGTCCCTCCCTCTCCCACCTGACACTCCCGCTGTCATTTCAGTGCTACAAAGTGAGCTGTTTGGAGATTCCGGGGGCGCCTGGCCCCAAGGGCTACCGCGGACAAAAGGTGAGGACCCCGCACACCCCTACTCCCCTTCCCCGCTAACGGGCCCCGCGCTCTTCAGAGGCAGAGGTCTTGGCAGGACTGAATCGTTTTCACGGACGCAGTGAGACATGACCTCACACACTGGGTGTGAGGATGGAGGCTGCACCCCTCTTACTACCACAGGGGTGTCATGACAAAGTGTGCAAGCTTGTTAGCAATTCTGGGGAACAAAGGGGAGGGGCTTGGGGCTCAGGCAGCCCAAGATGTGCCCAAGGAGATGGGCCAGAGGGTCATCCAGCCCAGGAACGAGCTGCTCACCAGACACTATAGCTCCCTGATGCGGGAGACCCAAGACCCTGCCTGCTGTGGCACCCAGATTTGGGGTCCCTCGCAATCATAGCCACTCCAACACCAGCCTGTTTGTTCCCACAGTCCAGATGCTGCCTCATGCTCCAGTGTGGGTGAATGGAGACACAGCTGCCCCTCTGTGGAGTAGCCGCGTCCGGGCAGTTGCCCTCCGACCCTCTGCCACACCTCCTGCGTCGCTTTACCTTTTTCTCTCTGCTTTCAGGGTGCCAAGGGCAACATGGGTGAGCCGGGTGAGCCTGGACAGAAGGGACGACAGGTGCGTGTCCCCCCCATCCTTGCCCACCCCCATCCTGGTTCCCCTGGGCTGCCGTCACCACTGGCCTTTTgctctttcttcttcctagggagaCCCAGGCATCGAGGGTCCCATTGGATTCCCCGGGCCCAAGGTGAGCTGCTGTTCTGCCCTGTGACGGGGACATGAGACTGGGGGGTGGGGCAGGAGTGACCTCAGCcttggctctggcccctgtaaccTGAGCCCCCTTCCCTCCTCAGGGGGTTCCAGGCCTCAAAGGAGAGAAGGTGAGAGGGCCCCTCCGGTCACACCTGGCCCAGAGGCCCCTGCAGGCCAGCAGTGGCGGTGAGTGACGCCTGTTCCCTCCGTGCCCTTGGCCGCGGCCTGATTGCCTCTCTCCCGCACAGGGTGAATTCGGAGCTGATGGGCGAAAGGTAAGGACCGGGCTTGTGGGGGGCTCCACTTCCCGCTGCTCCCAGGGGTGCGGCGAGGGCTGACGGGCCCCTCTCTCCTCAGGGCGCCTCCGGCCTGGCCGGCAAGAACGGGACCGACGGACAGAAGGTAGCAGCCCCAAGATCTTCCCCAGGACTGGCTGAGCAAGAACCCTCGGGGCCTGCAGCCTCAAGGCTTGTCCCAGCTCTGGGCCCCGAGCTCCATGGCCCGAGAGATCACCCACCTGCAGGGGCCCCAAATGCAGGGATCCCGCGGCCTACGGGTTCTCCACCTATAGGTGGGCTGCAGTGCAGCCCAGATCTGCTGACTGGTTCAAGGCATCCAACACGCACCTCTCACCTGCATGCACCTTCATCACAGCTTTGCACACACCTGCACCCCCAAGGCACACGCCTGTGAAGACCTGGGAGGGTCACTGTACACTGTACACGTGTTCCCACCTGACACCCTGAGGGCCACCCTCACACACCCATGACCTGGTGCCTCCCTTGCCCCCTTCTCCTGCAGGGCAAGCTGGGACGAATAGGACCTCCTGGCTGTAAGGGAGACCCTGGGAGCAGGGTAAGTGTGGTCccacctctcctctctctcatctctcaccCCTCACCCTTCACCCCTCACCCTCACCTCTTGATCccacattccttccttccttccttccttccttcttccttccttccttccttccttccttccttccttccttccttccttcctcccttcctctctcctttccttctttccttccttccttccttcctgccttccttccttccttccttctttctttttgctacacctggctgtgctctgtgttcagaaatcagagGAACCATCtgtgatgctgagaatcgaaccaggtccatccctggttggccgcatgcaaggctaacgccctaccggtgtgctatctctctggccccatcatcccACACCTTCTAACTCCTGACCCCCTCTCCTCACCTCCTCACCCCTCAACACCTCACCCTCACCTCCTCACTCATCTTTGTATCCTTTGCCCCCCTTTGTATCCTTACCCCTGCTCTGCAAGGCTGCAACCCTTTTATGCTCGCCCCTTCCcagctctcttctctcttcctgtcCTGCTTGCACTGCAGTTTCATCTGGAGCTCAGCTGGGTTTGGGGCCCAACCTGGGGACACAGGGGACTCTGAGGGGAGGCCAGGCAGGTCTGAGAGGACTGTGGGGGAGGGGGGCTCTTAGACTGACATCCAAGATGGGCTCCCAGTCAGACAGCCCCTCTCTCGCAGGGCCCCGACGGCTACCCTGGAGAAGCAGGAAGTCCTGGGGAGCAAGGGGACCAAGGTGCCAAGGTAGGGCCTACCAGGTGCTCAGGAGATGCCTGCCCGGGGTGGGTCCTCCTGGGGCCTGGGGTCCTCTTTTTGTGGGAATCATCCCTGTGTTGGGTCTTCCTGGGGTGGGGGGCTCTCCCCCAGGTGTGGTCCTCCAGGATGTAGATCCTCCCTCTGTGTGAGTCCTTCCCTAGGAGTGGCTGCTCCCCCTGTGTGGGTCCTCCCAGGGATGGGGAGCTGCCCTTCCATGTGAGGTCAGGTTCTGCGCACTGAGCTCTGCCATCCGCCTACTCTGAGAACCTGAGAACCAGACCAAGTCTCAGGGTCCAAGAGGCGGAGACACCATATGCCTCAGGCCCTGAGGTGGGTTCTCAAGGCCGCACTGACCCTCCGACCCTACAGGGGGACCCCGGCCGCCCTGGACGCAGAGGACCACCGGGAGACAGTGGGGACAAaggaagcaaggcaagtgcccctctGTGGCCCGGCAGGCAAGAACCCCCAACCCCAGGACTCCCATCCTGACCGCCTCTCCCGCAGGGTTACCCGGGCAACAGTGGTGCCCCCGGCAGTCCGGGCGTGAAGGGAGCCAAAGGCGGGCCTGGGCCCCGAGGACCCCGCGGCGAGCCTGTGAGTGCCTCACCCCACCTGCTGCGTGCCCTTCTTTGGTCGAGGTGCCGTCCCAGCACCCTGACCCTTGGCCTGGGACGAGCTCCCTGGCCCCGTTCTGAGCCCAGGAGAGGCCCCTCGGGGTGAGTCCCTGAGTCCCACCCACACCCCGTCTCCACAGGGCCGCAGAGGAGACCCCGGGCCCAAGGGCGGCCCAGGCAGCGCTGGTCCCAAAGGGGAGAAGGTGAGGATTGGGTGCCCAACCCTCAAGTCTGGGGATGTGGCTGTGTGACATTCAGAGTGTGACGTGCTGTGACGTGTGACACCGTGAGCGTGGCGTGCTGTGTGACGGTGTGATATACTGTGAGAGTGACACTATGTGACACTGTAACATGCCATAGGACGGTGTGCTTTGTCGTGTGACCATGTGACACCATGTGATGCCTTGAGCTGGTTGTGTTCTGTGCTGTGACGCCCCACATGACGCCATGTGGCCATACGGGCCGGGCCTGGCTTGGCCCCCAGCCCTGGTCGTGGCCCTGGATTGTCCCAGCCTGTCTGTGCTCTGGGAGATGGGTCCCCTCTGGATGCtgtcaccccatccccacccagGGCCTCTCTCCTCACAGGGTGACCCAGGGCCTGAGGGCGCCCGCGGGCTGGCTGGAGAAGTGGGCAACAAAGGATCTAAGGTGAGTGGCCGGGGAGGGGGCTGCAGCCCGGCCTGTCTGCACCCCGATCACCAGAGCTGGAGTCTACATGGGGCTGCTCTCTCCACAGGGGGACCGTGGCCTGCCTGGACCCAGAGGACCCCAAGGAGCCCTGGGGGAGCCCGGGAAGCAGGTCGGTGGAGGTCCGGGGTCCTGCCCGGGGAGGGGGTTGGCCCTCGCTTGCTGACACCCcactttctgctcagggatctcgAGGAGACGTTGGGGATCCAGGTCCCCGTGGGGACTCAGGGCCGCCTGGCCCCAAGGTAAGGCCCTCCTGGTCCCTGGAGAGGCAGGGGGGCCCCACAGCCGGCCGGGGGACCCCCACCATGGCCCAGCCTGACTCTCTGCCCTCACCAGGGAGACCCGGGCAGGCCCGGATTCAGCTATCCTGGACCACGGGGAGAGCCTGTAAGTCCTGGGGTGGGGATGTGGGAcagggaggggtagggaggggCACCCAGCACCAGCAGGTGGGGGTCAGCAGGAGGCTGAGCCCTGCCAACTTGTGTGGGCTCCACAACCATCACCCCTGCTTGCTTCTTAGGGTGACAAAGGCGAACCTGGTCCCCGAGGTCCTGAGGTGAGTTTGTGCAAGTCTGTGGGGGCACCCGAGCTTCTCACTCGCCCCCCAAGCCCCTGGGCAGCAGGTGATGCCCTGCCTGGCTCCGTGGTGTGGTCCAGCTGCTGCCCCGCTCACCCCTTGCTGTCTGCAGGGCGGCAGAGGAGACTTCGGGCTCAAAGGAGAAAGCGGGAGGAAGGGCGAGAAGGGCGAGCCGGTGAGTGTCCCTGAGCTGCCCATGATCAGATCCCACCCACCCAGGTCCTGCCCTGGTTCCTGCCCCATGCCTCACTGGGTCCCACCCAGCAATGACACCCCTTCCCTGCAGGCGGACCCTGGACCCCCGGGGGAACCTGGCACCCGAGGCCCGAGAGGACCTCCAGGGTCTGAGGTAGGCGTCCCTGGCCATGGGTTCTCCCACACGTGGGAATCCAAAGTGGGTGGGAAGAAGGACGCTCACCCCACTGTTTCCCACTGCAGGGAGAGCCTGGGCCTCCCGGAGACCCCGGCCTCACGGTAGGTGCTGGGGCACTCGAGAGCCTTCCTCCGAGTCAGGGGGTAGGGAGGGCCAGGCAGGTGGTGGACGGGGTGGGACTGGGCACGGCCAGGTGTGGGTGTTGGGCGTGGCTAGTGGTGGGCGGGTCTGGGTGGACATGCATTGGGCTGAGCAGGAGTGGTCAGGAGAGGGCTTTGCATTGTCAGTGATGGGCACAGCAAGAGGATGGCCTAGTTGGGAGTGGGTGTGGCTCGGGGGGTGTGGCCGGGTGGTGGAAGTGGTCAGAAGTGGGCAAATGATTGGGCATGGCCCCCTTGTGGGCGAGGCCTGGAGGGGGCCTCATTTGTCGGATGGGGCATGGTCAGGAGAGGGCGAGGCGTGTCCATGATGGGCATGGCAAGAGGCCTGACGGGGTTCCGATCAGGCATGGCCAGTTGTGGGCCTGGTCAGAAGTGGGCGGTGTGATTGGGTGTGGCTGTCCGTGGGCGTGGTCTGTCACTGATGGGAGTGGCCTGGCGTGGGCCTGGCTGGCGGACCTGGTCACGGACACGCGTGGACGCGGCTGGCCCGTCTCTTCCTTGCAGGAGTGTGATGTCATGACCTACGTACGGGAGACGTGCGGCTGCTGCGGTGAGTTTCCTGGGTGAGGGGTGAGGGGGCCTGGGGGTGTCCAGGCCTGGTCGCAGCCCTGACTCCCCCACCCTTGCAGACTGCGAGAAGCGCTGCGGAGCCCTGGACGTGGTGTTCGTCATCGACAGCTCTGAGAGCATCGGCTACACCAACTTCACGCTGGAGAAGAACTTCGTCATCAACGTGGTCAACCGGCTGGGCGCCATCGCCAAGGACCCCAAGTCTGAGACAGGTGGGCACCCAAGGACGGGCCAGGGAAGGGCCTGGGCGGTGCAGGGAGAGCCCGAGATGGCCCAGCAGGACCCCCAGCTCTGCCCACCGTGCTCACGCTCTGCCCATCGCCCACCGGCAGGCACCCGGGTGGGTGTGGTGCAGTACAGCCACGAGGGCACCTTCGAGGCCATCCAGCTGGACGACCCGCGCATCGACTCGCTGTCTAGCTTCAAGGAGGCCGTGCGCAACCTCGAGTGGATCGCGGGGGGCACTTGGACGCCGTCGGCGCTCAAGTTCGCCCACGACCGGCTCATCAAGGAGAGCCGGCGGCAGAAGACGCGCGTGTTCGCCGTGGTCATCACCGACGGCCGGCACGACCCCCGGGACGACGACCTGCACTTGCAGGCCCTGTGCAGCGGCGACGTGACGGTCACGGCCATCGGCATCGGGGACATGTTCCACGAGAAGCACGAGAGCGAGAGCCTGTCGTCCATCGCCTGCAACCGGCCGCAGCAGGTGCGCAATATGACGCTCTTCTCCGACCTGGTGGCCGAGCGCTTCATCGACGACATGGAGGACGTGCTGTGCCCAGGTACCCTGGCGAGGGGGGCCGGGGGCTGTGCCCACCCTTCCCAGTCTGCCCTCTGCCTGGCCTTCACAGTCTCCTTTCTGCCTCCCAGACCCCCAGATCGTGTGCCCGGACCTCCCCTGCCAAGCAGGTAACACCAGCGTCCCTTGGCTTAACAACCCCCCTGGGGGCTGTCGAGGTCCCTTGAAGGTGCCGAGAGGTCCCCTCCACTCCCGGGCCTATCGCTGGGGATGGTTGGGGGCAGGTTTGGGGTTCTGATGTGGGATAGCACAGTAGGGGAGGGGGCCCGTCTTCCCCGGCCCAGaggtgctgcctgtgtgtgccgTCCTCTCTGGGGCAGGGGGACAGACACCCACTTGCCATGCAGGGACTGGGTGCCTGCACAGTGAGAGACACCCAAGAGGTCCCCTATCCCAGCCCCAGAGTGTGGGGTGCAGTGAGGTGCTCGCCTTGGTTGGAGGAGAGATGGGCTGATTTGGGGCCGGGAATCCTGGTGCTCTTCTGAAAAGATTCCCAGGGGCCACATGGTGCCTTGCGGACCGAAGCAGCCTTTATTGCCTCCTGGGTGTC
This window encodes:
- the COL6A2 gene encoding collagen alpha-2(VI) chain encodes the protein MLRDLSSALLLWGLLGFVRAQFQEVLSPDSAVERGTNCPEKAHCPVYVYFVLDTSESVAMQPPTDRLMQHMQDFVVELTSQLQDQLYLGQVALSWRMGGLHFSDEVQEFSPPDSDRAAFVSSLKGIVSFRRGTFTDCALANMTRNVQPVLGKGAVVFAVVITDGHVTGSPCGGLKLQAERARDQGVRLFAVAPSQRLYEQGLRDVASAPHELYRNGYATMLRDSAEMDQATIERIIKVMKHEAYGECYKVSCLEIPGAPGPKGYRGQKGAKGNMGEPGEPGQKGRQGDPGIEGPIGFPGPKGVPGLKGEKGEFGADGRKGASGLAGKNGTDGQKGKLGRIGPPGCKGDPGSRGPDGYPGEAGSPGEQGDQGAKGDPGRPGRRGPPGDSGDKGSKGYPGNSGAPGSPGVKGAKGGPGPRGPRGEPGRRGDPGPKGGPGSAGPKGEKGDPGPEGARGLAGEVGNKGSKGDRGLPGPRGPQGALGEPGKQGSRGDVGDPGPRGDSGPPGPKGDPGRPGFSYPGPRGEPGDKGEPGPRGPEGGRGDFGLKGESGRKGEKGEPADPGPPGEPGTRGPRGPPGSEGEPGPPGDPGLTECDVMTYVRETCGCCDCEKRCGALDVVFVIDSSESIGYTNFTLEKNFVINVVNRLGAIAKDPKSETGTRVGVVQYSHEGTFEAIQLDDPRIDSLSSFKEAVRNLEWIAGGTWTPSALKFAHDRLIKESRRQKTRVFAVVITDGRHDPRDDDLHLQALCSGDVTVTAIGIGDMFHEKHESESLSSIACNRPQQVRNMTLFSDLVAERFIDDMEDVLCPDPQIVCPDLPCQAELYVAQCTQRPVDIVFLLDGSERLGERNFRKALQLVEATSRRLTLARGDDDPLNARLALLQFGAAGEQQVAFPLTSNLTRVQEALDTARYLDSASHVGAGIVHAVNHVAQRGRGGARRHAELSFVFLTDGVTGNLSLDEALHSMRKENVVPTVVAVGGDVDNDVLAKLTLGDSAAVFREKDYDSLVQPSFLDRFIRWLC